In Rhinolophus sinicus isolate RSC01 chromosome X, ASM3656204v1, whole genome shotgun sequence, a single genomic region encodes these proteins:
- the ITM2A gene encoding integral membrane protein 2A isoform X1 produces MVKIAFNTPTAVQKEEARQDVEALVSRTVRAQILTGKVELQVATQEKEGSSGRCMLTLLGLSFILAGFIVGGACIYKYFMPKSTIYRGEMCFFDSEDPTNSLQGGEPYFLPVTEEADIREDDNIAIIDVPVPSFSDSDPAAIIHDFEKGMTAYLDLLLGNCYLMPLNTSIVMPPKNLVELFGKLASGKYLPHTYVVREDLVAVEEIRDVSNLGIFIYQLCNNRKSFRLRRRDLLLGFNKRAIDKCWKIRHFPNEFIVETKICQE; encoded by the exons ATGGTTAAAATCGCCTTTAACACGCCCACGGCGGTGCAAAAAGAAGAGGCACGGCAAGACGTGGAGGCCCTCGTAAGCCGTACGGTCCGAGCTCAGATCCTGACTGGCAAGGTA gagCTCCAAGTTGCTACCCAGGAAAAAGAGGGCTCCTCTGGGAGATGCATGCTTACTCTTCTAGGCCTTTCATTCATCTTGGCAGGATTTATTGTTGGTGGAGCCTGCATTTACAAGTACTTCATGCCCAag agTACCATCTACCGTGGAGAAATGTGCTTCTTTGATTCTGAGGACCCAACAAATTCCCTTCAAGGAGGAGAGCCCTACTTCCTGCCTGTGACCGAGGAGGCTGACATTCGTGAGGATGACAACATCGCAATCATTGATGTGCCTGTCCCCAGTTTCTCTGATAGTGACCCTGCAGCAATTATTCATGACTTTGAGAAG GGCATGACTGCTTACCTGGACTTGCTGCTGGGGAACTGCTATCTGATGCCTCTCAATACCTCCATTGTTATGCCGCCAAAGAATCTGGTGGAGCTCTTTGGCAAACTGGCA agtGGCAAATACCTGCCTCACACTTATGTGGTTCGTGAAGACCTGGTTGCTGTGGAGGAGATTCGGGATGTTAGTAACCTGGGCATCTTTATTTACCAACTTTGCAACAACCGCAAATCCTTCCGCCTTCGTAGAAGAGACCTCTTGCTGG GTTTCAATAAACGCGCCATTGATAAGTGCTGGAAGATTAGACACTTCCCCAATGAATTTATTGTTGAAACCAAGATCTGTCAAGAGTGA
- the ITM2A gene encoding integral membrane protein 2A isoform X2 codes for MVKIAFNTPTAVQKEEARQDVEALVSRTVRAQILTGKELQVATQEKEGSSGRCMLTLLGLSFILAGFIVGGACIYKYFMPKSTIYRGEMCFFDSEDPTNSLQGGEPYFLPVTEEADIREDDNIAIIDVPVPSFSDSDPAAIIHDFEKGMTAYLDLLLGNCYLMPLNTSIVMPPKNLVELFGKLASGKYLPHTYVVREDLVAVEEIRDVSNLGIFIYQLCNNRKSFRLRRRDLLLGFNKRAIDKCWKIRHFPNEFIVETKICQE; via the exons ATGGTTAAAATCGCCTTTAACACGCCCACGGCGGTGCAAAAAGAAGAGGCACGGCAAGACGTGGAGGCCCTCGTAAGCCGTACGGTCCGAGCTCAGATCCTGACTGGCAAG gagCTCCAAGTTGCTACCCAGGAAAAAGAGGGCTCCTCTGGGAGATGCATGCTTACTCTTCTAGGCCTTTCATTCATCTTGGCAGGATTTATTGTTGGTGGAGCCTGCATTTACAAGTACTTCATGCCCAag agTACCATCTACCGTGGAGAAATGTGCTTCTTTGATTCTGAGGACCCAACAAATTCCCTTCAAGGAGGAGAGCCCTACTTCCTGCCTGTGACCGAGGAGGCTGACATTCGTGAGGATGACAACATCGCAATCATTGATGTGCCTGTCCCCAGTTTCTCTGATAGTGACCCTGCAGCAATTATTCATGACTTTGAGAAG GGCATGACTGCTTACCTGGACTTGCTGCTGGGGAACTGCTATCTGATGCCTCTCAATACCTCCATTGTTATGCCGCCAAAGAATCTGGTGGAGCTCTTTGGCAAACTGGCA agtGGCAAATACCTGCCTCACACTTATGTGGTTCGTGAAGACCTGGTTGCTGTGGAGGAGATTCGGGATGTTAGTAACCTGGGCATCTTTATTTACCAACTTTGCAACAACCGCAAATCCTTCCGCCTTCGTAGAAGAGACCTCTTGCTGG GTTTCAATAAACGCGCCATTGATAAGTGCTGGAAGATTAGACACTTCCCCAATGAATTTATTGTTGAAACCAAGATCTGTCAAGAGTGA